One segment of Erigeron canadensis isolate Cc75 chromosome 2, C_canadensis_v1, whole genome shotgun sequence DNA contains the following:
- the LOC122587598 gene encoding rosmarinate synthase-like: protein MGTLYQPPIKSSTPKIIEDLKVILHDTVTIFPPQETEKRSMFLSNIDQILTFNVETVHFFVANPEFPPNLVAEKLKTALSKALVPYDFLAGRLKFNNNESQRFEFDCNGAGALFVEGSSEFELGEIGDLVYPNPGFRQLVQKSYENLEMHDRPLCILQLTSFKCGGFALGVATNHATFDGLSFKTFLENLASLAADKPLATIPCNDRHLLAARTPPQIQFDHPELFKIPKGMDIPNPTVFDCPKGELDFKIFNLTSDDIAHLKNKAKDGPGAANAKVTGFNVVAAHVWRCKALSAEPEYDPERVSTVLYAVDIRSRLNLPSSLAGNAVISAYASAKCKEIEEGPLSKLVEMVTEGNKRITGDYVKSVIDWGVENKGFPNGEFMMSSWWRLGFADVEYPWGKPRYSCPVVNHRKDIILLFPDIVGADNNNEVNVLVALPGKEMEKFEALFHKFLA, encoded by the exons ATGGGAACTCTCTATCAACCCCCTATCAAATCTTCTACTCCCAAAATAATTGAAGACCTCAAAGTAATCCTCCATGACACAGTCACTATCTTCCCACCTCAAGAAACCGAAAAACGTTCCATGTTCTTATCAAACATCGACCAAATCCTCACGTTTAACGTGGAAACGGTCCATTTCTTTGTGGCCAACCCTGAATTTCCACCAAATTTGGTGGCAGAAAAACTAAAAACCGCGCTAAGTAAGGCATTGGTGCCATATGATTTCTTGGCAGGAAGGTTGAAGTTTAACAACAACGAGTCACAACGGTTTGAGTTCGATTGCAATGGGGCTGGTGCTTTGTTTGTGGAGGGTTCGAGCGAGTTTGAGTTGGGTGAGATTGGTGACTTGGTTTATCCGAACCCCGGGTTTAGACAATTGGTTCAAAAGAGCTATGAAAATTTGGAAATGCATGATCGCCCTTTATGCATTTTACAG CTGACATCCTTCAAGTGTGGTGGATTTGCACTTGGTGTAGCAACAAATCATGCCACTTTTGATGGCTTAAGCTTCAAAACATTTCTTGAAAATCTTGCTTCGTTGGCAGCTGACAAACCTCTAGCCACCATTCCTTGCAACGACCGCCACCTATTGGCTGCAAGAACACCGCCACAGATCCAATTCGACCACCCTGAACTCTTTAAAATCCCTAAAGGAATGGACATCCCAAACCCCACAGTCTTTGACTGCCCAAAAGGGGAACTTgactttaaaattttcaacttgACCTCAGATGATATAGCCCATCTCAAAAATAAAGCCAAAGATGGACCTGGTGCAGCCAATGCGAAAGTCACTGGGTTCAATGTGGTTGCAGCCCATGTATGGCGGTGCAAAGCTTTGTCAGCAGAGCCAGAATATGACCCTGAAAGGGTGTCAACTGTTTTATATGCCGTGGACATACGTTCAAGGTTGAACCTGCCATCCTCATTAGCAGGCAATGCAGTTATTAGTGCTTATGCGTCTGCAAAATGCAAAGAAATTGAAGAGGGCCCTTTGTCAAAGCTAGTGGAAATGGTGACCGAAGGTAACAAGAGAATCACCGGTGACTATGTGAAGTCAGTGATTGACTGGGGAGTGGAGAATAAAGGGTTTCCAAATGGGGAGTTTATGATGTCATCATGGTGGCGGTTGGGGTTTGCGGATGTGGAGTACCCGTGGGGGAAACCGAGGTATAGTTGTCCGGTGGTTAATCATAGGAAAGATATAATATTACTCTTTCCGGATATTGTTGGTGCAGATAACAACAATGAAGTGAACGTGTTGGTGGCTTTGCCCGGCAAAGAAATGGAAAAATTTGAAGCCTTATTTCACAAGTTTTTGGCATGA